Proteins from one Panicum virgatum strain AP13 chromosome 7K, P.virgatum_v5, whole genome shotgun sequence genomic window:
- the LOC120639979 gene encoding scarecrow-like protein 14, protein MEDDIDDKISDHPALLRMQQPFAKILSSTFGTNNADTERANDLLHGGSGDALNSALPEGTNSMGAFLKDMEESSVLFPRENIFRREELANQMPSESSNKSRFMKMYNRYGNLEEVRTSKAAMAIKVLEDTCVHEMLDDMMLCGHEICIRDIEKLRISMANEVENSRNRGGRKVVSNVVDIRTLLILCAQAVAVNDHTRARELLKQIKQHASETGDVTQRLAQCFAKGLEARLVGTGSQLWQLLKEERLSIVEFLKAHNLYMAACCFNKVVLDFSIMTVMKAMVGERKLHIVDYGMSYGFCRGMQIHSRVA, encoded by the coding sequence ATGGAGGACGACATTGATGATAAGATCTCTGATCACCCTGCACTACTCCGGATGCAGCAGCCCTTTGCTAAAATCCTCTCCTCTACCTTTGGCACCAACAATGCTGATACAGAGCGGGCCAATGATTTGTTGCATGGTGGCAGTGGTGATGCACTCAACTCAGCCTTACCAGAGGGTACAAATTCCATGGGGGCATTCTTGAAGGACATGGAAGAGTCCAGCGTGCTCTTTCCTAGAGAGAACATCTTCAGAAGGGAAGAGCTGGCGAATCAGATGCCCAGTGAAAGCAGCAATAAAAGTAGGTTCATGAAGATGTACAATCGATATGGTAATCTAGAAGAGGTAAGGACCAGCAAAGCTGCGATGGCAATCAAGGTGCTGGAGGACACTTGTGTCCATGAGATGTTAGATGATATGATGTTATGTGGCCATGAGATATGCATCAGAGACATAGAGAAGCTGCGCATTTCCATGGCTAATGAGGTGGAGAACAGTAGGAACAGGGGTGGTAGGAAGGTGGTGAGTAATGTGGTGGACATACGCACACTGTTGATCCTTTGTGCACAGGCGGTGGCAGTAAACGATCACACGAGAGCGCGTGAGCTACTGAAGCAGATCAAGCAACATGCATCAGAAACAGGGGATGTCACACAGAGGCTAGCTCAATGTTTTGCCAAGGGGCTGGAGGCACGGCTAGTGGGCACGGGGAGCCAGCTTTGGCAACTGCTCAAGGAAGAAAGGCTCTCAATCGTAGAGTTCCTAAAGGCACATAACCTCTACATGGCAGCCTGCTGCTTCAACAAGGTGGTGCTCGATTTTTCGATAATGACAGTCATGAAGGCCATGGTGGGCGAGAGAAAACTGCACATTGTTGACTATGGAATGAGCTATGGGTTCTGTCGTGGTATGCAaatccacagccgggtggcataa